In Halosegnis marinus, one genomic interval encodes:
- a CDS encoding YkgJ family cysteine cluster protein: MESLEAELERARALDTDALADAVESIGFECTRCGACCKATDGDDGEEPHTATVFPDEIRDLQDAGDYDFRDVARPMPYGLTEGDDGPAGETFEWALQTDACGDCAFYAESDGEGACTVHDDRPLICRTYPFSVALGGTSQPMGETVDSAGMVRAHECEGLGRDISRAEAEELAAALKERAVRELEEAVGVRDNYESVSPGPGEVVVHDSEGAKRADGTPYTAGNDGDSR, encoded by the coding sequence ATGGAGAGCCTGGAGGCCGAACTCGAACGCGCCCGCGCGCTCGATACCGACGCGCTGGCCGACGCCGTCGAGTCCATCGGCTTCGAGTGTACCCGCTGTGGGGCCTGTTGCAAGGCGACCGACGGCGACGACGGGGAAGAACCCCACACGGCGACCGTGTTCCCCGACGAGATACGCGACCTACAGGACGCGGGGGACTACGACTTCCGGGACGTGGCCCGCCCGATGCCGTACGGCCTGACCGAGGGCGACGACGGGCCGGCGGGCGAGACGTTCGAGTGGGCGCTGCAAACCGACGCCTGCGGCGACTGCGCCTTCTACGCCGAGTCCGACGGCGAGGGCGCGTGTACGGTCCACGACGACCGGCCGCTCATCTGTCGCACCTACCCCTTCTCCGTCGCGCTCGGGGGCACCTCCCAGCCGATGGGGGAGACCGTCGATTCGGCGGGGATGGTCCGCGCACACGAGTGCGAGGGCCTCGGGCGCGACATCTCGCGGGCGGAGGCGGAGGAACTCGCCGCGGCGTTGAAAGAGCGCGCCGTCCGGGAGTTGGAGGAGGCCGTCGGCGTCCGCGACAACTACGAGTCCGTCTCGCCCGGCCCCGGCGAGGTCGTTGTCCACGACTCCGAGGGGGCGAAACGCGCGGACGGGACCCCCTACACGGCCGGAAACGACGGCGATTCCCGGTAA
- a CDS encoding pyridoxamine 5'-phosphate oxidase family protein, translated as MAEIPESFHDLFERRTFAHVTTLMPDGGPQTTPVWVDYDEDTGEVLVNTARGRRKEKNIRHDPRVAVSMTDPDDGYRYLSVRGEAELTTEGAVEHIDALARRYMDVEEYPHHGEEDGERVLVRIAPDSVAHSG; from the coding sequence ATGGCCGAGATACCCGAGTCCTTCCACGACCTGTTCGAGCGACGCACCTTCGCACACGTCACGACCCTGATGCCCGACGGCGGGCCGCAGACGACGCCCGTCTGGGTGGACTACGACGAGGACACCGGGGAAGTGCTCGTCAACACCGCACGGGGGCGGCGCAAGGAGAAGAACATCCGGCACGACCCGCGCGTCGCCGTCAGCATGACCGACCCGGACGACGGCTACCGCTACCTCTCCGTGCGCGGCGAGGCGGAACTCACCACCGAGGGGGCGGTCGAGCACATCGACGCGCTGGCGCGGCGGTACATGGACGTCGAGGAGTACCCCCACCACGGCGAGGAGGACGGCGAGCGCGTGCTCGTCCGCATCGCACCCGACTCCGTCGCCCACTCCGGATAG
- a CDS encoding MarR family transcriptional regulator, translating into MSATTEKSTSDTPMSDPEFRDRLRELPPSAKLVATVLDGSSPLSQGQLAEESLLPDRTVRYALNRLEEEDLVESRYSFHDARKQVYFLAN; encoded by the coding sequence ATGAGCGCGACCACTGAGAAGTCCACGTCCGACACGCCGATGTCGGACCCCGAGTTCCGCGACCGCCTCCGCGAACTGCCCCCGAGCGCCAAGCTCGTCGCCACCGTCCTCGACGGCTCCAGCCCGCTCTCGCAGGGCCAGCTTGCGGAGGAGTCGCTCCTCCCGGACCGGACCGTCCGCTACGCCCTGAACCGGCTGGAGGAGGAGGACCTCGTCGAGTCGCGGTACAGCTTCCACGACGCGCGCAAGCAGGTCTACTTCCTCGCCAACTAA
- a CDS encoding MBL fold metallo-hydrolase translates to MTVTRIPVPHDRVPHGAVNAYVVERGGRAVLVDPPERHPDIDAAVPADLDAVAVTHHHPDHAGGVAHYARETGATVWGRAGRERAFEAATGVAPDRTFREGTDIADTLAVLDTPGHAPEHVGFSTPEGLLGGDLAVAEGSVAVAAPEGDLRAYLTSLRRVRTRSPDRIYPGHGPVIEDPRATCERLVRHRLDRERRVLAAIREGADTLDAVTEAAYEKDVSAVWEMAVATVAAHVEKLAVEGRVRRDGDRVRPT, encoded by the coding sequence GTGACCGTCACCCGGATTCCCGTACCTCACGACCGCGTCCCGCACGGCGCGGTCAACGCCTACGTCGTCGAGCGCGGCGGCCGCGCCGTCCTCGTGGACCCGCCCGAGCGCCACCCGGACATCGACGCCGCGGTGCCCGCCGACCTCGACGCCGTCGCCGTCACCCACCACCACCCCGACCACGCCGGCGGGGTCGCCCACTACGCCCGCGAGACGGGCGCGACGGTGTGGGGTCGCGCCGGCCGCGAGCGCGCCTTCGAGGCCGCGACCGGCGTCGCCCCCGACCGGACCTTCCGGGAGGGAACGGACATCGCCGACACGCTCGCCGTTCTCGACACCCCCGGCCACGCGCCCGAACACGTCGGGTTCTCGACCCCCGAGGGCCTGCTCGGCGGCGACCTCGCCGTCGCCGAGGGGTCGGTCGCCGTCGCCGCGCCCGAGGGTGACCTGCGGGCGTATCTGACCTCCCTGCGCCGAGTTCGGACCCGGAGTCCCGACCGCATCTATCCCGGTCACGGCCCCGTCATCGAGGACCCGCGCGCGACCTGTGAACGACTCGTCCGCCACCGCCTCGACCGCGAGCGGCGGGTGCTGGCCGCGATACGCGAGGGCGCGGACACGCTCGACGCCGTGACCGAGGCGGCCTACGAGAAGGACGTGTCGGCGGTGTGGGAGATGGCCGTCGCCACCGTCGCGGCCCACGTCGAGAAACTGGCCGTGGAGGGGCGCGTCCGCCGCGACGGCGACCGGGTCCGTCCGACCTGA
- a CDS encoding class I SAM-dependent methyltransferase, which produces MKGAEWYQADDVAEEYEDKRFSRGGRLIDQREKAAVMRALSPLEGKRVLEIACGTGRFTAMLASEGADIVGLDISEAMLQQGRTKAQRLGVDDHLEFMRGDAARLPFPDDHFDAVFAMRFFHLADTPASFLAEMARVSKSQVFFDTFNRFSTRSLYNALLPMGSRLYSETEVYRLLDGAGLQLEGSEHDFVLPYGFYRKIPDGVAQAFRTVDSAIGRTPLGRPLASVSYWDVRVA; this is translated from the coding sequence GTGAAGGGAGCGGAGTGGTACCAGGCGGACGACGTCGCCGAGGAGTACGAGGACAAGCGGTTCTCCCGGGGCGGCCGCCTCATCGACCAGCGCGAGAAGGCCGCCGTGATGCGGGCGCTCTCCCCCCTGGAGGGGAAGCGCGTCCTCGAGATAGCCTGCGGCACCGGTCGGTTCACCGCGATGCTCGCCAGCGAGGGGGCCGACATCGTCGGCCTCGACATCTCCGAGGCGATGCTCCAGCAGGGGCGCACGAAGGCGCAACGGCTCGGCGTCGACGACCACCTGGAGTTCATGCGCGGGGACGCGGCGCGGCTACCGTTCCCCGACGACCACTTCGACGCGGTGTTCGCGATGCGCTTCTTCCACCTCGCGGACACCCCGGCCTCGTTCCTCGCGGAGATGGCCCGCGTCTCGAAGTCGCAGGTGTTCTTCGACACGTTCAACCGCTTCTCGACGCGCTCGCTGTACAACGCCCTCCTCCCGATGGGGTCCCGGCTCTACTCCGAGACGGAGGTGTACCGCCTGCTCGACGGCGCGGGCCTCCAGCTGGAGGGGTCGGAACACGACTTCGTGCTCCCCTACGGCTTCTACCGGAAGATACCGGACGGCGTCGCGCAGGCGTTCCGTACGGTGGACTCGGCCATCGGCCGGACGCCGCTCGGTCGCCCGCTCGCCTCGGTGTCGTACTGGGACGTGCGGGTCGCCTGA
- a CDS encoding glycosyltransferase family 2 protein, protein MDVSVVVPTLNSRERLAACLDALAAVGPTETIVVNGPSADGTSGMCRDRDDVDVLVELDDRNVNVARNAGVSRARGDAVAFVSPEHGVESGWLDALRAGLADASAVTGPVRRTLDVGWTAEGPETRTISGRNVHYVNGGNAAFTADALAAIDGFDEYLAVGGARDAAHRLAALDRTVSWLPDMAVSRADDAVARPSVMTDGGDGPDWGWRYRSLAYRLTKNYGARPTVLYRVGRHAVGDAVEAARDVVSGDGQPSRWVGNGRDVLLGSVGGGYRGLRARWRDRSPRRNPAGLSARTDRAVAVYDRRE, encoded by the coding sequence ATGGACGTCTCGGTCGTGGTTCCGACGCTCAATAGCCGCGAGCGGCTCGCGGCGTGTCTCGACGCCCTCGCGGCGGTCGGTCCGACCGAGACCATCGTCGTCAACGGCCCCTCCGCGGACGGCACCTCGGGGATGTGTCGCGACCGCGACGACGTGGACGTGCTCGTCGAACTCGACGACCGGAACGTGAACGTCGCGCGCAACGCGGGGGTCAGCCGGGCCCGCGGCGACGCCGTCGCCTTCGTCTCGCCCGAACACGGCGTCGAGTCGGGCTGGCTCGACGCGCTCCGCGCGGGACTGGCGGACGCGAGCGCCGTCACCGGCCCCGTTCGGCGCACCCTCGACGTGGGGTGGACCGCGGAGGGGCCGGAGACGCGCACCATCAGCGGGCGGAACGTCCACTACGTGAACGGCGGGAACGCCGCGTTCACGGCCGACGCGCTCGCGGCCATCGACGGCTTCGACGAGTACCTCGCCGTCGGCGGCGCGCGCGACGCGGCCCACCGGCTGGCGGCGCTCGACCGCACCGTCTCGTGGCTCCCCGACATGGCCGTCTCGCGGGCCGACGACGCCGTCGCCCGGCCCTCGGTGATGACCGACGGCGGCGACGGTCCCGACTGGGGGTGGCGCTACCGCTCGCTCGCCTACCGACTGACCAAGAACTACGGCGCGCGACCGACCGTCCTCTACCGCGTCGGCCGCCACGCCGTCGGCGACGCCGTCGAGGCGGCTCGTGACGTCGTGAGCGGCGACGGCCAGCCCTCGCGGTGGGTCGGTAACGGCCGTGACGTGCTGCTCGGGTCGGTCGGGGGCGGCTACCGCGGCCTGCGCGCCCGCTGGCGCGACCGCTCGCCGCGGCGCAACCCCGCCGGCCTGTCGGCCCGCACCGACCGCG